One window of the Desulfovibrio litoralis DSM 11393 genome contains the following:
- the lon gene encoding endopeptidase La, with product MIKNNPDELQDNMNFSATPENIQDLINAEEDIISNNDIPSVLPVLPVRDVVVFNYMVISLYVGREKSVNAIEAALNGSKHLLVLTQKNEQLEDPNPSDLHNVGTIVNIMRMLKMPDGRIKVLVQGISRAKVVNFVETDEEKKYLSVEAEPIPEDETLATDLRAEALMRNAREGSEKLLSLRNINSPDVNAVLSGIDHPGRLADLIAANLRIKTEEAQNILEVSNPLDRLELVNQFLSKEIEVSNLQVKIQEKAREGMEKAHKDYFLREQLKAIRSELGDASVEDADDDMSELIEALNKADLPKEARKEADKQLKRLSSMHSDSSEASVVRTYLEWLADLPWKKISKDRLDIKKAQQTLDEDHFGLEKVKDRILEYLSVRKLNPNSKGPILCLVGPPGVGKTSLGRSVARALGRKFQRMSLGGIRDEAEIRGHRRTYIGSMPGRVIQSLKQAGTRNPVIMLDEIDKLGADYRGDPSSALLEVLDPEQNNTFSDHYLGLPFDLSKVMFICTANHLETIPSALLDRMEVIRIPGYTLQEKTAIAKRYLVSRQSKENGLKQGDITIADEIIQSVIESYTREAGLRNLERELGAVCRKTARRKAEGEKGPFVITKKELPKLLGTPRYLQDEQEKTLSPGTAYGLAWTPYGGEVLSVEVATMKGRGGVSLTGQLGDVMKESAQAAVSFARSHASELGIDPDFTKKLDIHFHLPAGATPKDGPSAGVTLLTALVSALSGKSVNAKLCMTGEITLRGKVLPVGGIKEKILAAVTKGLTDVCIPKNNIKDLDDIPEELRKKIKIHPVEEVKEVLALAFK from the coding sequence ATGATAAAGAATAACCCTGATGAATTACAAGATAATATGAATTTTAGTGCCACACCTGAAAATATACAAGATTTAATTAATGCGGAAGAAGATATTATTTCAAATAATGATATTCCTTCCGTCTTACCTGTTTTACCCGTAAGAGACGTTGTTGTTTTTAACTATATGGTAATCTCTCTTTATGTCGGGCGTGAAAAATCAGTAAACGCAATCGAAGCGGCTCTAAACGGCTCTAAACATCTTTTGGTCTTAACTCAAAAAAATGAACAACTCGAAGACCCAAACCCGAGCGACTTACATAATGTCGGTACTATCGTAAATATTATGCGAATGCTTAAAATGCCCGATGGGCGTATTAAAGTCTTGGTGCAAGGTATTTCTAGGGCAAAAGTTGTCAATTTTGTTGAAACCGATGAAGAAAAAAAATATCTTAGCGTAGAAGCCGAGCCAATTCCCGAAGATGAGACTTTAGCAACTGATTTGCGTGCAGAAGCCTTAATGCGTAATGCTAGAGAAGGAAGCGAAAAGCTTTTAAGCCTTCGCAACATTAATTCACCTGATGTAAACGCCGTTTTATCCGGAATAGATCACCCGGGGCGTTTGGCCGATTTAATCGCCGCCAATTTGCGTATTAAAACCGAAGAAGCTCAAAATATCCTCGAGGTCTCAAACCCCCTTGATCGTCTTGAATTAGTCAACCAATTTTTATCAAAAGAAATAGAAGTCAGCAACTTACAAGTTAAAATTCAAGAAAAAGCTCGTGAGGGAATGGAAAAAGCCCATAAAGATTACTTTTTGCGTGAACAGCTTAAAGCCATACGCAGTGAGCTTGGTGATGCGTCTGTTGAAGATGCCGATGATGATATGTCGGAGCTGATTGAGGCGTTAAACAAAGCTGATTTACCAAAAGAAGCCAGAAAAGAAGCGGATAAACAGCTAAAACGTTTATCTTCGATGCATTCTGATTCATCAGAAGCGTCTGTGGTGAGAACCTATCTTGAGTGGTTGGCTGACCTGCCTTGGAAAAAGATTTCTAAAGACCGCTTAGATATTAAAAAAGCCCAACAAACCTTAGACGAAGACCATTTTGGACTGGAAAAAGTCAAAGATCGTATTCTTGAATATTTATCTGTGCGTAAGCTTAACCCTAATTCAAAAGGACCTATCCTTTGTCTTGTCGGACCTCCGGGAGTTGGTAAAACCTCGTTGGGGCGTTCTGTTGCCAGGGCGTTGGGGCGTAAGTTTCAACGTATGTCTCTCGGCGGAATTAGAGATGAAGCGGAAATTAGAGGACACCGCCGTACTTATATCGGCTCTATGCCCGGGCGTGTGATTCAGTCTTTAAAACAGGCCGGAACTCGCAACCCCGTTATTATGCTTGATGAAATTGATAAGCTTGGTGCCGATTATCGAGGCGACCCGTCTTCTGCTTTGTTAGAAGTTTTAGACCCGGAACAAAACAACACTTTTAGCGACCATTATCTCGGTTTGCCTTTTGACTTGTCAAAGGTAATGTTTATTTGTACCGCCAACCACCTTGAAACAATACCTTCCGCTTTGCTTGACAGAATGGAAGTAATTAGAATTCCCGGCTATACCCTTCAAGAAAAAACAGCAATCGCAAAACGCTATCTTGTTTCACGCCAAAGCAAAGAAAATGGCTTAAAACAAGGCGATATTACCATCGCTGATGAAATTATTCAGTCCGTTATCGAAAGCTATACACGTGAAGCCGGTTTAAGAAACTTAGAAAGAGAGCTTGGGGCTGTTTGTCGTAAAACCGCAAGACGTAAAGCAGAAGGCGAAAAAGGACCTTTTGTAATTACTAAAAAAGAGCTACCTAAACTTTTGGGTACTCCTCGCTACCTGCAAGATGAACAAGAAAAAACTTTAAGTCCGGGAACCGCCTATGGTTTAGCGTGGACTCCGTACGGAGGCGAAGTTTTATCCGTAGAAGTTGCCACAATGAAAGGACGAGGCGGGGTTTCTTTAACCGGTCAGTTAGGCGATGTGATGAAAGAAAGTGCACAAGCGGCAGTAAGCTTTGCTCGCAGTCATGCCTCAGAACTTGGAATTGACCCTGATTTCACCAAAAAATTGGATATTCACTTCCACCTACCTGCCGGAGCAACGCCTAAAGACGGGCCTTCCGCCGGGGTTACCTTGTTAACCGCTTTGGTGTCTGCGTTAAGCGGAAAATCTGTTAATGCCAAACTTTGCATGACCGGAGAAATTACGCTTAGAGGAAAAGTTCTGCCGGTCGGTGGAATTAAAGAAAAGATTTTGGCGGCGGTAACCAAAGGTTTAACCGATGTTTGTATTCCAAAAAATAATATCAAAGACCTTGATGACATTCCCGAAGAATTGCGTAAAAAAATCAAGATTCACCCGGTTGAAGAAGTTAAGGAAGTTTTAGCCTTGGCTTTTAAGTAA
- a CDS encoding HIT family protein, producing the protein MELLWAPWRLEYILAPKPDECVFCVPPDDLSQDDERLILYRGKHSFVVMNKYPYSSGHLLIVPYKHVMDINGLSDEESNELMALTRKSIAVLQKSIKPQGVNVGLNLGEAAGAGIREHLHFHIVPRWNGDSSFMAICDEIRVIPEHLSATYAKLKPYFNN; encoded by the coding sequence ATGGAACTTTTGTGGGCACCTTGGCGTTTAGAATATATTTTGGCTCCTAAGCCTGATGAATGTGTGTTTTGTGTGCCGCCTGACGATTTAAGTCAAGACGACGAACGCCTTATTCTTTATCGGGGAAAACACAGCTTTGTCGTTATGAACAAATATCCTTATTCAAGCGGACACTTGCTTATCGTTCCCTATAAACATGTGATGGATATTAACGGGCTAAGCGATGAAGAAAGCAATGAATTAATGGCGTTAACACGTAAGTCGATAGCTGTTTTACAAAAAAGTATAAAACCACAAGGCGTTAATGTGGGTTTAAATTTAGGCGAAGCCGCCGGAGCGGGAATTAGAGAACATTTACATTTTCATATAGTTCCACGTTGGAACGGAGACTCGTCATTTATGGCAATTTGTGATGAAATAAGGGTAATACCGGAACATCTTTCGGCTACCTACGCAAAACTCAAACCATATTTTAATAATTAA
- a CDS encoding lipopolysaccharide assembly protein LapA domain-containing protein: MRFLTTLFITVLFFFCALFLLQNKEVLAIPMTLGIDLFFIDRVESIELPYYFLVLCAFVVGAFSTFIYLLLGRLSLGSSLRQARKQVKVLTKELEVVKANFTKELEGVRADLVKAEELNAAYEQKTLEAKPEEAISA; the protein is encoded by the coding sequence ATGCGTTTTTTGACTACACTTTTTATTACTGTCCTTTTTTTCTTTTGTGCTTTGTTTTTGTTACAAAACAAAGAGGTTTTAGCTATTCCCATGACTTTGGGGATTGATCTTTTTTTTATAGACCGAGTGGAATCTATTGAATTACCATATTATTTTTTAGTGTTGTGTGCTTTTGTCGTGGGAGCTTTCAGCACGTTTATTTATCTGCTTTTGGGGCGTTTGAGCTTAGGAAGCTCTTTGCGTCAAGCTCGCAAACAGGTTAAAGTTTTAACAAAAGAGTTAGAAGTGGTAAAAGCTAACTTCACAAAAGAGTTAGAAGGCGTAAGAGCCGACTTGGTAAAAGCCGAAGAGCTTAATGCCGCATATGAACAAAAAACCTTGGAAGCTAAACCGGAAGAAGCTATTAGTGCCTAA